taaatttaacatatatagattattttgaattttgtataatttgttataatttaaatgatGTAACCACGTTATAAAAAATTAGGTGATGTGATAAACGATAAAACTTTGTAAAAATCGATGACAATATGTTTCTTATTACATGTACttctataaacaaaaatataacgCACATGTTTcccaataaagaaaaaattaaattgcttAGAATTTGAAAGTCAATGTTAAGGTTTTATGGTAGAAAATTGGACATTTATGATCTTTTCCCCTTGTTGAAATTTGGTCACGATATCAATGGTTGTTCCGAGGTAGTTCAGGACGAGAATCATTTTACTCACGATATTTtgtataacatttatttaaatatcatgTTTTGGAGTTTAGTTGTGCCATGCTTGTTTTCCATGTGTGTTAAAATAACAGTTATTgtgttatttttgaaattttgttatatgtattaaatttcaactaataaaaagaaattaacaaattatatttgaataactAAAATGATgcattaataaatgttttaagaTATATTGTGTGCTACTTTCACCTAATATCCTATTTTGATAGTCATAAGTTTAATATGAGTACTGTTACTATTGCTATTATGTGATTTGTGAGTTTCTATGCATCGATTCAGCGCTTGTCTACACGCCATTCCATGATTAAACTTTAGCTCTTCTGTCTTTAGTCGGCTTACGTCAcactaacataaaaatattctcTCTTTATTCAGTGTCCCTAACCTCCTCCTTTCTCTTTTACTATGTTCCGTAAAGCACTCTTATCATTCCTTTTCcctcattttaataatttaattcatctATCTAGTATACAAGAagaaaaatacttattaaaattaaataaaaaactatgaCAACATGgcataaatctaaatatataaacTCTACTGAGAAGGATAAGGaatctatatttaatatgtaatgttaaatttatGATTATGCAAATATAATAATGGGGAGATGTTGTTAAAGGTTTTGGAGGGtattaaaagaaacaattttttagtAGTAAAAATAGTAAAGAACTTTGAAGAAACCACAGGGCTTTGCACACGTGTGAGACACGTGATATGTTGACACGTGTCGTCCGATTTGGTGGGTCTTTTAGGTGGTTAAGTGGTAATAATGTGGAAGCGAGAAGGGGTTTTggtcttaataaaaaaatgtacatcTATACCACCTAGTTCCCGGGTACGGTTTCAGGACATGTTTCTCCTGTCGGGGCCAATCGAGCAGTTACGTAATGCGACGCCGTTTCCCTTGCCATGATACCGTTGTATTGTCCGTAATGCCGACAAAGATACTTCTCAGTCCCTTCAAAACAAATCGAGGAGATGTAATATATAGTATTGTGTGtggtttttcaatttaatctttgTTATTACTTTCTCTTCTGGTTACTCTCaacaataaaaacttatttaaaataagaatctTCAGATTATATAACCTTAAAGActtagataataaatatttaatattttgaaaaagttaggtaaatagttttgttattttgAGAAATTATTTAAGAAGATAATTTCTTAAGAAGATAAATGAATGGTTTATCCATTTAAGTTTAGATGTGATGTTAATATAAGGTGGGGAAATtgatttgaaaagaaaagatagaaaaatgtgtttgttttgttggaTGTGTATTAAGttgggagggagggagggagagagagagagagagagagaaggggtGGATTAACCAAAGGGTtataggaaaagagaaaaagtgaagaggaaaaaaagaaaaggggaaTGGGTTGCATCCCTAAAATGAAAAACCTCAATGATTTTACTGTGAAAGCCTGTCCCGTCCCGTCCTTCCCTGCCAACTTGACAAATTAAGATGGGTTACAGTGAATGGGCTCAGAATTGCAGACCATACCATTCTCATGCTAAGAAAGAAACCACTCTCCCACCCTAAACTCACTGCACCACACTAACcactcaaaatcaaatcaaattccCAAATTAAAACCATTACTATTCTACACTACTCTCCTAATAACTAATAATAGTGGTAATAAACTGTAGGGTCATCACCCCAAGCGCGCATATTTATTACTCACATCTAACCTCAAGTGGGGTCAATAACTTAACCATGGATTAGAACCAGGGTTAAAACACTACTGGTTAAGAAGCTCCACCACATAACCCAATCCCAAACCCAGATTTTTATTATCAACACTCATCTCATCACtctctcaactcaactcaactcaactcaacaaCACCATCATCGACACTCCTCTTTCTCCTCCCTCCTCCAACCCCCCCGGCcccttcctttttctctctttccattttcttcctattttttttctccCGTATACAACAGTGCCACCCACTACCGCCACCTCCACCACCTCCACCACCATACTTCCATTCCTGCAACTGTGACATCTCATACTTCCATCTAATCTCCACCAAAAAACCTAACCCTAAAAAGCAAAccttttttggttttttaaatattgttactTTCACTCACCCTAGATGTTAGAGCCATGGacataaccccaacaacaaccATAAACAACACCACTCCCAGTGCAACAACAAAATCCCCAGAACATGACACCGAAACACCCACCAGGATCAACACCCCCACCGCAACCAAGGCCTTGTCTTTCTCCAACGGGGTCCTCAAGCGacaccatcaccaccaccaccaccccaTCCCCGCCGCCGTCACCTACAAGGAATGCCTCAAAAACCACGCCGCCAACTTGGGTGGGCACGCTTTAGATGGATGCGGCGAGTTCATGCCGTCCCCCACAGCCACTGCCGCCGACCCCAGCTCCATTAAATGCGCAGCATGCGGCTGCCACCGCAACTTCCACCGCCGCGAGCCAGATGAGCCGCCCATCGCATCCACCACGCATGTGATCGAGTACCAGCCGCACCATCGCCACCACCCTCCGCCTCCGTTCCAGGCAGCGGGGGCGAATCGAAGTCCGAATTCTGCATCCCCGCCGCCGATCTCCTCCTCTTACTACCCCTCCGCTCCGCACATGCTCCTTGCCCTTTCCGCCGGGCTCGCCGCTCCGCCTGAGAGCACGGCCGCACCCTCCGCGCTCACCAGAAAGCGCTTTAGAACCAAGTTCAGCCaggagcagaaggagaagatgCACAAGTTCGCTGAGAAAGTAGGGTGGAAGATGCAGAAGAGAGACGAAGATTTGATTCACGAGTTTTGCAACGAGATTGGCGTGGATAGAAGCGTTCTCAAGGTTTGGAtgcacaacaacaaaaacaccTTGGCCAAAAAAGataataatgttaatattaCTAGCAATGataatattactaataatattaatgataatgaTGC
This sequence is a window from Vigna angularis cultivar LongXiaoDou No.4 chromosome 2, ASM1680809v1, whole genome shotgun sequence. Protein-coding genes within it:
- the LOC108327729 gene encoding zinc-finger homeodomain protein 9; protein product: MDITPTTTINNTTPSATTKSPEHDTETPTRINTPTATKALSFSNGVLKRHHHHHHHPIPAAVTYKECLKNHAANLGGHALDGCGEFMPSPTATAADPSSIKCAACGCHRNFHRREPDEPPIASTTHVIEYQPHHRHHPPPPFQAAGANRSPNSASPPPISSSYYPSAPHMLLALSAGLAAPPESTAAPSALTRKRFRTKFSQEQKEKMHKFAEKVGWKMQKRDEDLIHEFCNEIGVDRSVLKVWMHNNKNTLAKKDNNVNITSNDNITNNINDNDANGGVKGFEEDPNSNIGGGAEDHSEDPSRNHFGGLNVGANANGSSSTS